A region from the Drosophila ananassae strain 14024-0371.13 chromosome 2L, ASM1763931v2, whole genome shotgun sequence genome encodes:
- the LOC6499652 gene encoding ATP-dependent DNA helicase 2 subunit 1: protein MSTWNPENDVDLLSCSEDEEDVAMKRDYHGREALLFVVDANLQTAGTERLMDALNIIRTAFTSGLLVSDKDLIGLVFANTKHSPLPLEATAIDNIVVPENCAVFLPLRQLNKAIVEHYLEFMGGVELQFAKEYGLAEPDGCGRFDLMIRLCIELLEKCGKKLNNAKIAYITDVNTPHPPSSNAFQAALQKATDLEGKEFEFHVIPMVDDFDYEPFYKEFITLSRAIDIDAFQVPDPHVLREILADRKLKQDFLRRCLGHFSFYIGPNLSMSVQYYNYFQKHNYPKKVQILRRDNNVVRSKRVIMVQQKDEESQEVKHEYQIKATGGWYNCNVGGENLRIGIDKINSVRNLHKPRMMLLGFKHRSSMPEFSYSKPSNFMYPDDRSIIGSKRLFRGLWERCLARDKIAICLFMSKRNSTPRYVALIPVEAPERGQDTSYRSLLCGDGFKIVYLPEAKHIRHIDMCDWNSAGNSASDEGVEFFQKIIKKLRFDYQPNLINDPNLEALQANLLALSLDFTSENTGIENLLDKTQQDSRIEKLLPSYEEIFEQEVEPAKKRPAKSVKEGATASKVAKIDMEQIKSYDFVEELIKNKQIANCTVAQLQSILDEHFGQKLPKSTTKAKLLAKIEELSS from the exons CGACTACCATGGACGCGAAGCCCTGCTCTTTGTTGTGGACGCCAATCTTCAGACCGCCGGAACGGAGAGACTAATGGATGCGCTGAATATCATTCGGACAGCATTTACGTCCGGATTGCTGGTCAGCGATAAGGATCTAATCGGTCTCGTCTTCGCCAATACCAAACACAGTCCCCTGCCGCTGGAAGCGACGGCCATTGACAACATCGTTGTCCCTGAAAATTGTGCCGTGTTTCTGCCACTTCGGCAACTCAACAAGGCGATTGTGGAACACTATCTTGAGTTCATGGGCGGCGTGGAGTTACAGTTTGCGAAAGAGTACGGATTGGCGGAGCCAGATGGCTGCGGTAGATTCGATCTGATGATACGACTCTGCAtagagctgctggagaagtGTGGAAAGAAACTGAACAATGCCAAGATCGCCTACATAACCGATGTGAACACGCCGCACCCACCCTCCAGCAATGCATTCCAGGCGGCGCTCCAGAAAGCTACCGATTTGGAGGGCAAAGAGTTTGAGTTTCATGTTATTCCTATGGTGGACGACTTCGATTACGAACCGTTTTATAAGGAGTTTATTACACTCTCAAGGG CTATCGACATTGACGCTTTCCAGGTGCCCGATCCGCACGTGCTTCGCGAGATATTGGCTGACCGTAAACTGAAGCAGGACTTTCTGCGACGCTGCCTTGGCCATTTCAGCTTTTACATTGGCCCAAACCTTAGCATGTCCGTCCAATACTACAACTACTTTCAGAAGCACAACTACCCGAAAAAGGTTCAGATTCTTCGTCGCGACAACAACGTGGTGCGCAGCAAGCGAGTTATAATGGTGCAGCAAAAGGACGAGGAGTCGCAGGAGGTGAAGCACGAGTACCAGATAAAGGCCACGGGGGGATGGTACAACTGCAATGTCGGCGGCGAGAATCTGCGCATCGGTATAGACAAGATAAATAGTGTGCGTAATCTGCACAAGCCGCGGATGATGCTTCTAGGCTTCAAACATCGCTCATCCATGCCCGAATTCAGCTATAGTAAGCCCTCCAATTTCATGTACCCCGATGATCGGAGTATAATCGGGTCGAAACGTCTGTTTAGGGGGCTGTGGGAGCGTTGTCTGGCGCGAGATAAAATTGCCATCTGCCTGTTCATGAGCAAGCGTAATTCCACACCCCGCTATGTTGCATTAATTCCAGTGGAGGCTCCTGAGAGGGGACAGGACACAAGCTACCGCTCTCTGCTCTGCGGCGATGGGTTCAAGATTGTCTATCTGCCCGAGGCCAAGCACATTCGGCACATCGATATGTGCGACTGGAACAGTGCCGGAAATTCGGCCAGTGATGAAGGCGTCGAGTTTTTTCAGAAGATTATCAAAAAGCTTCGCTTTGACTATCAGCCCAATCTTATCAATGACCCGAATCTAGAAGCTCTACAGGCGAACCTGCTGGCCCTTTCGCTGGACTTTACTTCGGAAAATACCGGAATTGAGAATCTGCTGGACAAAACCCAGCAAGACAGTCGCATCGAGAAACTCCTGCCTAGTTACGAAGAGATCTTTGAACAGGAGGTGGAGCCAGCCAAGAAGCGTCCGGCCAAATCCGTGAAGGAAGGGGCCACAGCCTCAAAAGTGGCTAAAATCGACATGGAACAGATTAAAAGCTACGATTTTGTAGAAGAACTTATAAAGAATAAGCAAATAGCGAATTGCACTGTCGCCCAGTTGCAGAGTATTTTGGACGAACACTTTGGGCAAAAGCTGCCAAAGTCAACAACCAAAGCGAAACTGCTTGCTAAGATTGAGGAGTTGAGCTCATAA